A genomic region of Rhipicephalus sanguineus isolate Rsan-2018 chromosome 3, BIME_Rsan_1.4, whole genome shotgun sequence contains the following coding sequences:
- the LOC125757652 gene encoding uncharacterized protein LOC125757652 isoform X2 has protein sequence MTGKLFNGVRPPAMEVTLDHCPGNATVLAATVASKMAAAAAASKRDIFPLYRLSSYWSGLMASLMTVAIGLAVSIATGGNRNTAKHIPLTSEVFLQLWGRAKMLKVPEEEKAQKEPLKVLNISELEAPSFA, from the exons ATGACGGGCAAACTGTTCAACGGCGTCCGACCACCTGCCATGGAGGTGACGCTCGACCATTGTCCCGGGAACGCTACCGTGCTGGCCGCCACCGTTGCATCGAAGATGGCAGCCGCTGCAGCCGCCAG CAAGCGTGACATCTTCCCGCTCTACCGGCTGTCTAGCTATTGGAGCGGCCTCATGGCTTCCCTGATGACTGTCGCCATTGGACTCGCCGTCAGCATCGCCACAG GAGGCAACAGGAACACTGCGAAGCACATTCCCCTCACGAGCGAGGTCTTCCTGCAGCTCTGGGGCAGGGCGAAAATGCTCAAG GTACCCGAAGAGGAAAAAGCGCAAAAAGAGCCCCTCAAAGTCCTCAACATCTCAGAGTTGGAGGCCCCTTCTTTCGCGTAG
- the LOC125757652 gene encoding uncharacterized protein LOC125757652 isoform X1, translated as MTGKLFNGVRPPAMEVTLDHCPGNATVLAATVASKMAAAAAASKRDIFPLYRLSSYWSGLMASLMTVAIGLAVSIATGGNRNTAKHIPLTSEVFLQLWGRAKMLKPAHDDWDCCTHATTDARELRTITANVERKGWMRPCSQQRGSLTESYCSRCSQNE; from the exons ATGACGGGCAAACTGTTCAACGGCGTCCGACCACCTGCCATGGAGGTGACGCTCGACCATTGTCCCGGGAACGCTACCGTGCTGGCCGCCACCGTTGCATCGAAGATGGCAGCCGCTGCAGCCGCCAG CAAGCGTGACATCTTCCCGCTCTACCGGCTGTCTAGCTATTGGAGCGGCCTCATGGCTTCCCTGATGACTGTCGCCATTGGACTCGCCGTCAGCATCGCCACAG GAGGCAACAGGAACACTGCGAAGCACATTCCCCTCACGAGCGAGGTCTTCCTGCAGCTCTGGGGCAGGGCGAAAATGCTCAAG CCTGCTCACGATGACTGGGACTGCTGCACTCACGCTACCACCGATGCGCGTGAACTGCGAACCATAACGGCGAACGTAGAAAGGAAAGGATGGATGAGACCATGCAGCCAACAGCGGGGCTCTCTGACAGAATCTTACTGTTCGCGCTGTTCGCAAAACGAATAA